Proteins encoded by one window of Ascochyta rabiei chromosome 1, complete sequence:
- a CDS encoding RNA helicase, whose protein sequence is MGKRSISEVGDAELSRKKSKKDKSEKSKKSVAVDAVEANGDNVDASEAERKAAKKAKKEAKEAKKAKKVEPAPAVEEDEDAVKAARKAARKAEKKKAKEAASANTTAPTSVATSAVASRVESSVTSPEPPASGEYQEDKELSQLPQSEIDAFLTKHVVTIDDPKPGHKLRPIINFKYLPIKNEAFAKFTTPTPIQAAVWPSLFAGRDAIGVAETGSGKTLAFGVPCVRYIQSLPKNKRRGVKAVIVSPTRELAVQIHDQLVTLAGPAGLGVVCVYGGVPKPPQIEACRTASIVVATPGRLNDLIGEGSCDLSSTEYVVLDEADRMLDKGFEEPIRQIITQCPKKRQTLMFTATWPPSVRELASTFMVSPVKITIGDNVSGELRANIRIKQEVEVVDPRAKEQRLLQLLRQYQSGKNKDDRILVFCLYKKEAMRIEQFIQRSGFRVGGIHGDLSQDKRTASLAAFKEGKVPLLVATDVAARGLDIPAVKVVINVTFPLTAEDYVHRIGRTGRAGQDGLAITLFTEHDKGLSGSLINVLKAANQPVPEELMKFGTTVKKKGHEAYGAFYKDTGDMKAATKITFD, encoded by the exons ATGGGGAAACGATCAATCTCTGAGGTCGGCGATGCCGAGTTGTCCAGGAAGAAGAGTAAGAAGGACAAGTCCGAGAAGTCCAAGAAGAGCGTTGCTGTAGACGCAGTCGAGGCAAACGGCGACAATGTAGACGCCTCTGAAGCTGAGCGCAAGGCCGCGAAGAAGGCCAAGAAGgaagcaaaagaagcaaaGAAGGCGAAAAAGGTCGAGCCTGCCCCTGCGGTagaggaagacgaggacgCGGTAAAGGCAGCCAGGAAAGCTGCGCGCAAAgcagagaagaagaaggcaaaAGAGGCAGCAAGCGCAAACACCACAGCACCTACCTCAGTCGCAACGTCTGCAGTTGCTTCTCGAGTCGAGTCCTCAGTCACAAGCCCTGAACCGCCCGCAAGCGGCGAGTACCAGGAAGACAAGGAGCTGTCGCAGCTTCCCCAGTCCGAGATCGACGCCTTCCTGACCAAGCACGTTGTAACAATCGACGATCCGAAGCCCGGGCACAAATTGCGCCCGATCATAAACTTCAAATACCTGCCCATCAAGAACGAAGCTTTCGCTAAGTTCACGACGCCCACTCCTATCCAGGCCGCGGTGTGGCCCTCTCTGTTCGCAGGGCGGGATGCAATTGGTGTGGCAGAGACAGGATCTGGCAAGACATTGGCGTTTGGTGTACCTTGTGTGCGCTATATCCAGTCTCTGCCCAAGAACAAGCGCAGAGGTGTGAAGGCAGTCATTGTCTCCCCCACCCGCGAGCTGGCTGTCCAGATTCACGACCAGCTGGTGACTCTGGCCGGTCCTGCTGGACTTGGGGTTGTCTGTGTCTACGGAGGTGTGCCCAAGCCTCCCCAGATCGAGGCCTGCCGCACAGCGTCTATCGTTGTAGCCACACCTGGCCGTCTCAACGATCTTATTGGAGAAGGCTCTTGCGACCTCAGCAGTACCGAGTATGTCGTGCTCGACGAGGCCGACCGCATGCTCGACAAGGGTTTCGAGGAACCCATCCGCCAGATCATCACACAGTGTCCCAAGAAGCGCCAGACGCTCATGTTTACTGCGACTTGGCCTCCTTCCGTCCGTGAGCTAGCGTCCACCTTTATGGTCTCACCTGTCAAGATCACGATCGGCGACAATGTATCCGGTGAACTCCGTGCCAACATCCGCATCAAGCAGGAGGTTGAAGTTGTAGATCCCCGTGCTAAGGAGCAGCGTTTGCTGCAGCTCCTTAGACAGTATCAGTCCGGCAAGAACAAGGATGACCGTATTCTGGTCTTCTGTTTGTACAAGAAGGAGGCTATGCGCATCGAGCAGTTCATCCAGAGATCAGGCTTCAGAGTCGGCGGAATCCACGGCGATCTGAGCCAAGACAAGCGCACTGCTTCTTTGGCAGCCTTCAAAGAGGGCAAGGTTCCGCTGCTCGTAGCAACAGATGTGGCTGCGCGTGGTCTGGATATCCCAGCTGTAAAGGTCGTCATCAACGTCACCTTCCCCTTGACAGCTGAAGACTACGTGCACCGAATTGGGCGAACAGGTCGCGCGGGACAAGATGGTCTTGCAATTACTCTGTTCACCGAGCACGACAAGGGCCTGTCTGGATC TCTCATCAACGTCCTCAAGGCAGCCAATCAGCCCGTACCAGAGGAACTGATGAAGTTTGGCACTACCGTCAAGAAGAAGGGTCATGAGGCCTACGGTGCGTTTTACAAGGACACTGGCGACATGAAGGCAGCGACGAAGATCACGTTTGATTAA
- a CDS encoding Phosphoribosylaminoimidazole carboxylase yields MADKRKVGVLGGGQLGRMLIEAANRLNIQVNVLDVNNSPAKQISAHDGHIEGSFKDAAKVKELAQKCDVVTVEIEHVDTQMLEEVVGQVVVEPSWKTLRIIKDKYAQKQHIKEHGVDVAESIDLEGKGAEGLKEVGAKYGYPYMLKSKTEAYDGKGNFVVKSEDGIDAAIKALGGRPLYAEKWADFSMELAVMVVKTKDGVLTFPTVETVHEDSICKLTYTPPRNVAATTAQRAQDLAKKAIAAFEGKGVFGVEMFLLKDDSLLINEIAPRPHNSGHYTIEGCDMSQYEAHLRAILDIPISQEDLRLKEPSIMLNILGAQSPDSHEKTAQRAYTVPGAKVHLYGKGDARPGRKMGHITLTAPTLREAERKIQPLIDFVDEQKGKALGPRTEGPKEEPLVAVIMGSDSDLPVLKAGLQILEKLDIPFTTRITSAHRTPDWLRTFSKNASSTSVRVIIGAAGGAAHLPGMCASWTTLPVIGLPVKATHMDGWDSLVSMTQMPRGEPVATVGINNSTNAALLAVRILGASDEAVRERLRVWMEGNEKEVMRKDGDLLEKGWEQYLTSMSK; encoded by the coding sequence ATGGCTGACAAGCGCAAGGTCGGCGTGCTCGGCGGTGGCCAGCTGGGCCGTATGCTCATTGAAGCTGCCAACAGACTCAACATCCAGGTGAATGTCCTGGACGTCAACAACTCGCCAGCGAAACAGATATCAGCGCATGACGGCCACATTGAGGGGTCCTTCAAGGACGCAGCCAAGGTCAAGGAATTAGCGCAAAAGTGTGATGTAGTCACTGTCGAAATCGAGCACGTTGACACTCAGATGCTCGAGGAAGTAGTGGGGCAGGTTGTCGTTGAGCCAAGCTGGAAGACACTACGCATCATCAAAGACAAGTATGCACAGAAGCAGCACATAAAAGAGCATGGAGTCGATGTTGCCGAGAGCATTGATTTGGAGGGGAAAGGAGCTGAGGGTCTGAAAGAAGTTGGTGCTAAGTATGGGTACCCGTACATGCTCAAGAGCAAGACAGAAGCGTACGATGGCAAAGGCAACTTTGTTGTCAAGAGTGAGGACGGTATCGATGCAGCGATCAAGGCGCTGGGAGGTCGCCCGCTGTACGCCGAGAAGTGGGCGGACTTCAGCATGGAGCTCGCCGTGATGGTTGTCAAGACGAAGGATGGTGTCCTTACCTTCCCCACCGTGGAGACAGTCCATGAGGACAGCATCTGCAAGCTCACATACACACCTCCCCGCAATGTCGCCGCAACTACTGCTCAGCGCGCCCAAGATCTTGCTAAGAAGGCCATTGCCGCATTTGAAGGCAAGGGTGTCTTTGGTGTGGAGATGTTCCTACTGAAGGATGATTCCCTCCTGATCAACGAGATTGCGCCCCGCCCACACAACTCTGGCCACTATACCATCGAAGGCTGCGACATGTCGCAGTACGAGGCTCATCTTCGCGCGATCCTAGACATCCCAATCAGCCAAGAAGACCTCCGTCTTAAGGAACCTTCCATCATGCTGAACATCCTCGGCGCACAGAGCCCAGACTCCCATGAGAAGACGGCACAGCGTGCCTACACAGTCCCCGGTGCCAAGGTCCACCTCTACGGCAAAGGTGACGCTCGCCCGGGGCGTAAGATGGGCCACATCACCCTGACAGCCCCGACGCTCCGCGAAGCAGAGCGCAAAATCCAGCCGCTCATCGACTTTGTAGACGAGCAAAAGGGTAAAGCTCTCGGCCCACGCACCGAGGGCCCTAAAGAAGAGCCGCTCGTCGCCGTCATCATGGGTTCAGACTCCGACCTGCCCGTCCTGAAAGCCGGTCTGCAGATCCTCGAGAAACTCGACATCCCGTTCACGACGCGCATTACCTCCGCCCACCGCACCCCCGACTGGCTGCGTACCTTTTCCAAGAACGCATCGTCGACTTCTGTCCGCGTCATCATTGGCGCAGCAGGTGGCGCCGCCCATCTCCCCGGTATGTGCGCCTCCTGGACCACGCTTCCGGTCATCGGTCTGCCTGTCAAAGCCACGCACATGGATGGCTGGGATAGTCTGGTGTCGATGACGCAGATGCCGCGGGGCGAGCCCGTGGCCACGGTGGGTATCAACAACAGCACCAACGCGGCGCTGCTGGCAGTGAGGATCCTGGGGGCGAGTGACGAGGCCGTCCGGGAGAGGCTGAGGGTGTGGATGGAGGGCAACGAGAAGGAGGTCATGCGCAAGGATGGCGACTTGTTGGAAAAGGGATGGGAGCAGTATCTTACCAGCATGAGTAAATAG